DNA from Pomacea canaliculata isolate SZHN2017 linkage group LG9, ASM307304v1, whole genome shotgun sequence:
ATAGTGACAACTGCAGCTCGCCCCAAGAACCCTATGACCATCACCCCAGTCTCCACAGCAATACGCGTCACACCTTCTCAGGTTTTGACGCAGACTCCAAAGGGTGCCACAGTTGTCAACACAGCTGGTGTAAGTAGGGTGTGGCTCTCTttcctcatcattttttttttttttttttttttaataccttttGTTATACCTTTGATGCGCTCTTACGCTTTTGCTCACACTTAACATAAAAAGATGCATTATTGTAGCCATCATATTTCTAaagcaaatattaaatttctCTGGCGATTCAATCCTAAATTAATGATGATTTATCATCTGCTTGTCTTAGACTGTTGGACAAGTTTCAGTGTTTTTATGTTTCCCTCTCTTCTAGTCTGGAAGTGGAAGTCAAATGACAGGAATTGCAGCACTGGCGGCAGCAGCTGCTGCCACACAAAAGATCCCAGGTACATCGGGTGTCACCACAACACCTGTTTCTGGGATTAAAGTGGTCACACCAACCATTGTCACCCAAGGTGTCAAGGTCACACCTGTCCAAGGCAAAATTCAGGGCCAGCAAGGTGGGTGCTCAGTGGAGAGAACTGTTTTATCCGGATTTACCCACTTTGAATGTTCAAGTATCTATTTTCTGTTGTGTCTAGATGTAATGCTGGGAAAACCATGTACACTTGCCACAGAACAAGAGCAGCCAAAGGGCTGTATATCTTGTAGACCCCTCAGTGCTCATTACTATCTCGTATGAATAACTATAGTTCAAGAGTGCTTTATTGTGTGTCAAACAAGTTTCAAAGAGCGTAGGACTTACATCTGTATTTTACATATAAGTAtgcacaacacatttatatGCATCTCTTTGCAATTTTTACATGTGAAGATTTTTTAAGATTGTGTAAGatgctcatttttgttttatttcttttcagtaaCAGTTCCGTCCCCAATAACTCAGACAGTAAGAGTTGCACCCCCTGGCACCACCATTCTCAAGCCAGGCACAGGCGCTATGGCTGGAAAGCAGATCATTACTGTTCACAAAGGTGGCACAGTCACCAACCAGCCCCAGATTGTTACACTTGTCAAAACCACTCAAGGGATGGCTGTTGCAAATGtgagttgcttttttttctcttagcaCCATATTACAGATGAtgtcaaatgtttgaaaatcacattaaaagaaacatttatagaaaattttCCATGGAGGTAATAATTTGCTGTTAGTAGTGTGAAACCATTAAAGTGTTCAGGTCTTTCTGCTCCAACACTTTGTAATGAACCAAACTATGAAAGCTGAAATTTGGCATTATTGGCATAAAAAACATAGCACTAATAATTAAAGGAGTTTCTTGATAACATGGATCAAGATTATAatataagtaatatatatattaatgtgtgtcttttcagggattttttttagttCAAGACTAGTAATTTTATCTGAGACTTCTctctaaccaaaaaaaaaaaaaaaaagtaaccttACAGAGAGTCCACAAATTTCACTTGTTTTATGGATTGGAAATGCTGTAATTAGTAGGAATGCTTTGGACTTCCGTGTCGATAAATGTGTGTTGAGAAAGAATATTGTTTGACGTCATGGAGACCAACTATGAATATATCATGAAGTAGCCATGGTCATTCTGCTGGATGAATAATCTGAGGAATTTTTTTTGACAGACAAAGGGAGGACTTCCTCAAGGAGCAACTATCGTGAAGTTGGTGACGACCCAAGCAGGTGGCAGCAAACCAGCAACTATCATTTCCTCCTCACAGGCTGGCCACACCCCATCAAACATTTTGGGCATTAGCAGCGTGCAACCCAGTGTGAGTTTTGCTATTATAAAGACTGCTTTTATGAAGATTGTAACTGCTTcacacaattttgttttgtgagacTATAAACAGACCCTTGTCCTTGTAACAATTTTCATTGAGAGGGATTGCTACAAGAAAATACTCAGCTTTTAATAGTTTGATTTTTAACTTATAAATATACTTGTTGTATGTATAAGTGTTGCCTCTGATGTTGCAGACTGCCACATCTCGTACCCTCACCACTCTCATTAAGACCATCCCATCATCTATGCTTACGGTTGCCAAACCTGGAACAGGTGTCACAACCACACAAGTGGGCACAAAAACCATTGTTATTGCAGCTCCAAAAGGTACTGCAGGTGCTCTCTCAGCACCCACCAAAATCATCACTTCCGTCCCCAAGCTGGGTGGTCAGGCTGGTAACACCCAGTTCATTGTTGTCAGTCCTCAGAGTGCCACTTCTGTAGGTAACACAGGTGAGAAAGgggacatttttttcccccaaaatctttgcaaaacaattttttttaaatgaaaggcTGTTGTAATTTGTATTCATTGTGCTTGTAGAATTCTTGAGTTAGGAATCTTTGTGGGACTGGTGTGTGGAAATGAGGGACAGCCATGTTGAGCAGTCAGGAGATGATGGTGTTTGATGTGTTTTCAGTAAGTAAACCAATTACCGTGACAACATTATCTGCAGGCAGTGCAGGTGCACAAATGGTGGTTCCTACCTCAAAGCCCGTCATCAGCGTTTTATCTGCTGGTAGGTCCCACAGattttctaaattatttctATGCTAGAGACAGAGTTTCAGCTATAAAGCataaacaattgtttatctCTCTGGCTGTGTCTCGTGTAGATGAAGTTAAGCTGTTAGCGATCAAGGGCTCTGATGGCAAGAGGTAATTTACTATGATTACATTTAATTATGAAAAGCAGCCTTGcatcaagaaaaaggaaaatatttaaaatttctgcTTGCAGGAGGGCAGACAGTTACTATGACAGCAACTACACCAACAGCACCAGCAACAGCCCAGATTCTTGGGCAATCAATCGCCTCAAATGTCACATCCATTCTTGGGACACCAGTCATGAAGACTGCAACAGCTTCCCCAACAATCTCTCTCATTGCACAGCCTTCTGCTGGGGAAGTTCCTACCACAATAGCAACTCGCCAGATTGTCACACTTCCAAGCCAGATGTCACTTGCAGGTGAGGAATTAGcagctgtgtttattttctttgtcttggtcATGATTCCCTCTCCActgccttattttttttttcattttttttttttttgggccTTGTTTTGAGTGCACATGTAAATTTGTAACttgataatttttcttctgtgcATGGAAAAATGTCATGTCtgataaataaagacattttgccCCATCAGTCATGTTCTGAAAGTAAcctaaaagtaaaacaatggggttttttttaaattttttttctttgtttgtttccagGTACTGGAACCAAGGGTCCAGTGCAGATCACGATCACACCTGTATCACATACTCAAGCTGTTGGGACAATAGCTGCTGGCAACATTCTTCCTACAGCTCAGCCTACAATCGTCACAGCTACATCAGTAACTGCAGCAGCTGAGCAGCAGATGCTTGGAGATAGCACCGAAGAGTGTGATGGAATTCATGGTTGCCCTGGTGATGGTGGAGACACTGGTTCTTTAGCACAGGCTGACCAGGAGTGTGATGGCATCCATGGATGTCCCGGTGGCAGCCAGACTGCCCAGCAGGATGACCATTGTGATGGCATTCATGGATGTCCAGGCAATGACCAGCCTGCCCAGCAGGCAGACCAGTGTGATGGAATCCATGGATGTCCTGGTGATGGACAGACACCGATCCAGGCTTCACAGGAATGTGATGGCATTCATGGCTGTCCAGGAAATGAACCAGCCAAACAAGATGAGTGTGATGGCATTCATGGTTGCCCTGGCAATGAACCAGCTAAACAAGATGAGTGTGATGGCATCCATGGCTGTCCAGGAAATGAACCAGCCAAACAAGATGAGTGTGATGGCATTCACGGTTGCCCAGGAAATGAACCAGCTAAACAAGATGAGTGTGATGGCATTCATGGTTGCCCAGGGAATGAACCACCTAAACAGGATGAGTGTGATGGCATTCATGGTTGCCCAGGGAATGAACCATCTAAGCAAGATGAGTGTGATGGCATTCATGGTTGCCCAGGGAATGAACCACCTAAACAAGATGAGTGTGATGGAATTCATGGATGTCCTGGAAATGAGGAGCAAGCTAAAAAAGACGAGTGTGATGGTATTCACGGCTGTCCAGGGAATGATGAGCCATCTAAAGGTGATAAGTGTGATGGAATCCATGGTTGTCCTGGAAACAATGAGCCCCCAAAAGGTGATGAGTGTGATGGGATCCATGGCTGTCCTGGAAATGACCAGCCCTCCACCAGCGGAGAGTGTGATGGCGTGCATGGCTGCCCAGCTAATGAGGAAAATCAGGGCGAAGGACAAGAACAGCCTGTGGGTGCAGAATCAGGGCTGACAGTCATGCCTGGGGAGGCCATTCCCATGGAAACAGGTGAAGGCAGTGAGACGGTGCCTGTGGCACCAGCAGTAGACAGCGTGGGTTTGAGTGGGGGATCATCAGACATGGCAGCACCACCTCTTGATCTTCTCCAATCAGAGCAAGGCGGTTCCCATGAACCTATGGATGAAGGCTTACCTGACACTGCAGCCGTGGCTGTCCCCATCCCACCTGTTCCAGAAATCAAAACAGAGGGTGATTCATTGCAGGCATCTGCTGGACAGTTAAACACACCTGTGGGCAGTGGAGCAGGGTTATCTGTGGGAGCAGATGCAGCAGGTGAGCTTTTCTGTCAGTTTATGCAAGCATTTGTTTGTGCACCTCCCAGAATATTAAAGATTTTGTGATCTTCAGAATATCTGTTAAATTTTAGATTCTTTCTTAGCCTGCCTGTTAAGCTCTTCTCTAATAACCATTCCTGTCATAGAACCAACAGCTTTGTTTGAATCAAGATTGctacactcgtaggacaccagt
Protein-coding regions in this window:
- the LOC112572279 gene encoding host cell factor 1-like isoform X3, coding for MAAPILKWKRVTNTTGPCPRPRHGHRAVAIKDLMIVFGGGNEGIVDELHVYNTSTNQWFVPAVRGDIPPGCAAYGFICDGTRILVFGGMVEYGKYSNELYELQASRWEWKRLKPKPPKSGPPPCPRLGHSFTLLGNKAYLFGGLANDSEDPKNNIPRYLNDLYTLELRPLSNQMSWDLPTVSGQPPPPRESHTACAYTEKDGRRPRLIIYGGMSGCRLGDLWQFEVESMAWTKPSLQGIPPLPRSLHSSTVVNNRMFVFGGWVPLVMDDVKVATHEKEWKCTNSLASLNLDTMTWEPLAMEVFEDALPRARAGHCAVAINTRLYIWSGRDGYRKAWNNQVCFKDLWFLETEKPPAPSRVQLVRASTNTLEVCWGSVPTADAYLLQLQKYDLPPAQSLPTTAAATAAAVAPAPPSIPAVRPLTPATPGTPTVLRTATTVTTAARPKNPMTITPVSTAIRVTPSQVLTQTPKGATVVNTAGSGSGSQMTGIAALAAAAAATQKIPGTSGVTTTPVSGIKVVTPTIVTQGVKVTPVQGKIQGQQVTVPSPITQTVRVAPPGTTILKPGTGAMAGKQIITVHKGGTVTNQPQIVTLVKTTQGMAVANTKGGLPQGATIVKLVTTQAGGSKPATIISSSQAGHTPSNILGISSVQPSTATSRTLTTLIKTIPSSMLTVAKPGTGVTTTQVGTKTIVIAAPKGTAGALSAPTKIITSVPKLGGQAGNTQFIVVSPQSATSVGNTVSKPITVTTLSAGSAGAQMVVPTSKPVISVLSAGGQTVTMTATTPTAPATAQILGQSIASNVTSILGTPVMKTATASPTISLIAQPSAGEVPTTIATRQIVTLPSQMSLAGTGTKGPVQITITPVSHTQAVGTIAAGNILPTAQPTIVTATSVTAAAEQQMLGDSTEECDGIHGCPGDGGDTGSLAQADQECDGIHGCPGGSQTAQQDDHCDGIHGCPGNDQPAQQADQCDGIHGCPGDGQTPIQASQECDGIHGCPGNEPAKQDECDGIHGCPGNEPAKQDECDGIHGCPGNEPAKQDECDGIHGCPGNEPAKQDECDGIHGCPGNEPPKQDECDGIHGCPGNEPSKQDECDGIHGCPGNEPPKQDECDGIHGCPGNEEQAKKDECDGIHGCPGNDEPSKGDKCDGIHGCPGNNEPPKGDECDGIHGCPGNDQPSTSGECDGVHGCPANEENQGEGQEQPVGAESGLTVMPGEAIPMETGEGSETVPVAPAVDSVGLSGGSSDMAAPPLDLLQSEQGGSHEPMDEGLPDTAAVAVPIPPVPEIKTEGDSLQASAGQLNTPVGSGAGLSVGADAADSLATLASAAISTASATSSSSTSHDATASSGQQIKEADIKTEVKPDKPVVKRDTTQWFDVGIIKSTSFVVSHYHLPSENSQGNGDDIDVVNVPDHSDLKKQELQPGTAYKFRVAGINACGRGPFSEVSAFKTCLPGFPGAPSAIKISKSTEGAHLSWEPPQNTAGKITEYSVYLAVRNTASEPKPGTPAQLAFVRVFCGPSPSCVVSNTSLASAHIDYTTKPAIIFRIAARNEKGYGPATQVRWLQDAAQSPQAGGKVALKRGSPGGDVKPAVAGGSVIKKIKLEDDQ
- the LOC112572279 gene encoding host cell factor 1-like isoform X2, with the protein product MAAPILKWKRVTNTTGPCPRPRHGHRAVAIKDLMIVFGGGNEGIVDELHVYNTSTNQWFVPAVRGDIPPGCAAYGFICDGTRILVFGGMVEYGKYSNELYELQASRWEWKRLKPKPPKSGPPPCPRLGHSFTLLGNKAYLFGGLANDSEDPKNNIPRYLNDLYTLELRPLSNQMSWDLPTVSGQPPPPRESHTACAYTEKDGRRPRLIIYGGMSGCRLGDLWQFEVESMAWTKPSLQGIPPLPRSLHSSTVVNNRMFVFGGWVPLVMDDVKVATHEKEWKCTNSLASLNLDTMTWEPLAMEVFEDALPRARAGHCAVAINTRLYIWSGRDGYRKAWNNQVCFKDLWFLETEKPPAPSRVQLVRASTNTLEVCWGSVPTADAYLLQLQKYDLPPAQSLPTTAAATAAAVAPAPPSIPAVRPLTPATPGTPTVLRTATTVTGLVRPLLGSTLSSLGVAQPQTVRVTTAARPKNPMTITPVSTAIRVTPSQVLTQTPKGATVVNTAGSGSGSQMTGIAALAAAAAATQKIPGTSGVTTTPVSGIKVVTPTIVTQGVKVTPVQGKIQGQQVPSPITQTVRVAPPGTTILKPGTGAMAGKQIITVHKGGTVTNQPQIVTLVKTTQGMAVANTKGGLPQGATIVKLVTTQAGGSKPATIISSSQAGHTPSNILGISSVQPSTATSRTLTTLIKTIPSSMLTVAKPGTGVTTTQVGTKTIVIAAPKGTAGALSAPTKIITSVPKLGGQAGNTQFIVVSPQSATSVGNTVSKPITVTTLSAGSAGAQMVVPTSKPVISVLSAGGQTVTMTATTPTAPATAQILGQSIASNVTSILGTPVMKTATASPTISLIAQPSAGEVPTTIATRQIVTLPSQMSLAGTGTKGPVQITITPVSHTQAVGTIAAGNILPTAQPTIVTATSVTAAAEQQMLGDSTEECDGIHGCPGDGGDTGSLAQADQECDGIHGCPGGSQTAQQDDHCDGIHGCPGNDQPAQQADQCDGIHGCPGDGQTPIQASQECDGIHGCPGNEPAKQDECDGIHGCPGNEPAKQDECDGIHGCPGNEPAKQDECDGIHGCPGNEPAKQDECDGIHGCPGNEPPKQDECDGIHGCPGNEPSKQDECDGIHGCPGNEPPKQDECDGIHGCPGNEEQAKKDECDGIHGCPGNDEPSKGDKCDGIHGCPGNNEPPKGDECDGIHGCPGNDQPSTSGECDGVHGCPANEENQGEGQEQPVGAESGLTVMPGEAIPMETGEGSETVPVAPAVDSVGLSGGSSDMAAPPLDLLQSEQGGSHEPMDEGLPDTAAVAVPIPPVPEIKTEGDSLQASAGQLNTPVGSGAGLSVGADAADSLATLASAAISTASATSSSSTSHDATASSGQQIKEADIKTEVKPDKPVVKRDTTQWFDVGIIKSTSFVVSHYHLPSENSQGNGDDIDVVNVPDHSDLKKQELQPGTAYKFRVAGINACGRGPFSEVSAFKTCLPGFPGAPSAIKISKSTEGAHLSWEPPQNTAGKITEYSVYLAVRNTASEPKPGTPAQLAFVRVFCGPSPSCVVSNTSLASAHIDYTTKPAIIFRIAARNEKGYGPATQVRWLQDAAQSPQAGGKVALKRGSPGGDVKPAVAGGSVIKKIKLEDDQ
- the LOC112572279 gene encoding host cell factor 1-like isoform X1, with product MAAPILKWKRVTNTTGPCPRPRHGHRAVAIKDLMIVFGGGNEGIVDELHVYNTSTNQWFVPAVRGDIPPGCAAYGFICDGTRILVFGGMVEYGKYSNELYELQASRWEWKRLKPKPPKSGPPPCPRLGHSFTLLGNKAYLFGGLANDSEDPKNNIPRYLNDLYTLELRPLSNQMSWDLPTVSGQPPPPRESHTACAYTEKDGRRPRLIIYGGMSGCRLGDLWQFEVESMAWTKPSLQGIPPLPRSLHSSTVVNNRMFVFGGWVPLVMDDVKVATHEKEWKCTNSLASLNLDTMTWEPLAMEVFEDALPRARAGHCAVAINTRLYIWSGRDGYRKAWNNQVCFKDLWFLETEKPPAPSRVQLVRASTNTLEVCWGSVPTADAYLLQLQKYDLPPAQSLPTTAAATAAAVAPAPPSIPAVRPLTPATPGTPTVLRTATTVTGLVRPLLGSTLSSLGVAQPQTVRVTTAARPKNPMTITPVSTAIRVTPSQVLTQTPKGATVVNTAGSGSGSQMTGIAALAAAAAATQKIPGTSGVTTTPVSGIKVVTPTIVTQGVKVTPVQGKIQGQQVTVPSPITQTVRVAPPGTTILKPGTGAMAGKQIITVHKGGTVTNQPQIVTLVKTTQGMAVANTKGGLPQGATIVKLVTTQAGGSKPATIISSSQAGHTPSNILGISSVQPSTATSRTLTTLIKTIPSSMLTVAKPGTGVTTTQVGTKTIVIAAPKGTAGALSAPTKIITSVPKLGGQAGNTQFIVVSPQSATSVGNTVSKPITVTTLSAGSAGAQMVVPTSKPVISVLSAGGQTVTMTATTPTAPATAQILGQSIASNVTSILGTPVMKTATASPTISLIAQPSAGEVPTTIATRQIVTLPSQMSLAGTGTKGPVQITITPVSHTQAVGTIAAGNILPTAQPTIVTATSVTAAAEQQMLGDSTEECDGIHGCPGDGGDTGSLAQADQECDGIHGCPGGSQTAQQDDHCDGIHGCPGNDQPAQQADQCDGIHGCPGDGQTPIQASQECDGIHGCPGNEPAKQDECDGIHGCPGNEPAKQDECDGIHGCPGNEPAKQDECDGIHGCPGNEPAKQDECDGIHGCPGNEPPKQDECDGIHGCPGNEPSKQDECDGIHGCPGNEPPKQDECDGIHGCPGNEEQAKKDECDGIHGCPGNDEPSKGDKCDGIHGCPGNNEPPKGDECDGIHGCPGNDQPSTSGECDGVHGCPANEENQGEGQEQPVGAESGLTVMPGEAIPMETGEGSETVPVAPAVDSVGLSGGSSDMAAPPLDLLQSEQGGSHEPMDEGLPDTAAVAVPIPPVPEIKTEGDSLQASAGQLNTPVGSGAGLSVGADAADSLATLASAAISTASATSSSSTSHDATASSGQQIKEADIKTEVKPDKPVVKRDTTQWFDVGIIKSTSFVVSHYHLPSENSQGNGDDIDVVNVPDHSDLKKQELQPGTAYKFRVAGINACGRGPFSEVSAFKTCLPGFPGAPSAIKISKSTEGAHLSWEPPQNTAGKITEYSVYLAVRNTASEPKPGTPAQLAFVRVFCGPSPSCVVSNTSLASAHIDYTTKPAIIFRIAARNEKGYGPATQVRWLQDAAQSPQAGGKVALKRGSPGGDVKPAVAGGSVIKKIKLEDDQ